The following proteins are co-located in the Chloroflexota bacterium genome:
- a CDS encoding ABC transporter permease, translating into MAVQDSALQPELESGRPSTLLRAANAARNGLALILRTNTGRVAFAIVLVHLLVAILGPWITPYPPTEYDLPARFSGPTAEHWLGTDDKGRDVLSRVLAGSRSIVWIATLGTILGVTLGTVVGVTSGYFGGKTDQIIMRFVDWFLAIPSLLLAILVINMSRQRFSDLDESWLVILTIGISFMPNNSRVIRSAALAIKPLEFVQSARLRGEPTIYIMFREILPNVLPVVAVEAAIRLSFALLLTAGLGFLGLGVQPPSSDWGLMVSENFRHIGQVPLAALAPGLAMASLVVGINLLADGIRQAQNLPETGE; encoded by the coding sequence ATGGCAGTTCAAGACTCTGCGCTTCAACCCGAACTGGAAAGCGGCAGACCGTCAACTCTGTTGCGCGCCGCGAATGCCGCGCGAAACGGACTCGCGCTCATCCTCAGAACGAACACGGGGCGCGTAGCCTTTGCAATAGTCCTTGTTCATTTGTTGGTCGCAATCTTGGGACCGTGGATAACGCCGTACCCGCCCACCGAGTACGACCTGCCCGCGCGCTTCAGCGGACCCACCGCGGAACACTGGCTCGGCACCGACGACAAAGGGCGTGATGTGTTGAGCCGCGTGCTCGCCGGCTCTCGCTCAATCGTGTGGATTGCCACGCTTGGCACGATACTGGGTGTTACGCTCGGCACCGTCGTGGGCGTAACCAGCGGATATTTCGGCGGAAAGACAGATCAGATAATCATGCGTTTCGTGGACTGGTTCCTCGCCATCCCGTCGCTGCTTCTCGCCATACTGGTCATCAATATGAGCAGACAGCGATTCAGCGACCTTGACGAATCTTGGCTCGTGATACTCACGATAGGCATATCGTTTATGCCGAACAACAGCCGCGTAATCCGCAGTGCTGCGCTCGCCATAAAGCCGCTTGAGTTCGTGCAGAGCGCGCGGCTGCGGGGCGAACCTACGATATACATCATGTTCCGAGAGATATTGCCGAATGTTCTGCCGGTAGTCGCGGTGGAAGCGGCGATACGCTTGAGTTTCGCGCTGCTGCTTACGGCCGGGCTTGGCTTCCTTGGGCTGGGCGTGCAGCCGCCATCGTCCGACTGGGGCTTGATGGTCAGCGAGAACTTCCGCCACATCGGACAAGTGCCGCTTGCGGCGCTCGCGCCCGGCCTTGCGATGGCGTCGCTCGTCGTCGGCATCAACCTGCTGGCGGACGGCATTCGACAGGCGCAGAACCTGCCTGAAACCGGAGAATAG
- a CDS encoding alpha/beta hydrolase — protein MDKIKRLNKAARVWVLSAALVLVAAAVARESYLFDRWLAFFPTKEITNTPDDLGMHFEEVYFSAADGTQLHGWFIPGRGDDTLVWFHGNAGNISNRVYNMMLLYQHVGANVFIFDYRGYGLSDGKPSEKGVYSDGEGALEYLRSRDDIDHDRLVLFGRSLGGCVVAELAMRHRVKAVILESSFTSVDAMARYNRPAITFFVPSRLLVKSRFDSIKKMPRIHSPVMIVHGDKDVTVPIRMGRELFNAANEPKLFYEIKGATHDDTHRVGGEAYFKALRDFIDNPP, from the coding sequence ATGGACAAGATAAAGAGGCTAAATAAAGCGGCCCGAGTTTGGGTGTTGTCTGCGGCTTTGGTTCTTGTTGCGGCAGCAGTAGCGAGGGAAAGTTACTTGTTCGACAGATGGCTGGCGTTCTTCCCAACGAAGGAGATAACGAATACTCCTGACGACCTGGGTATGCACTTCGAGGAGGTGTATTTCTCCGCAGCCGACGGCACACAGCTGCACGGCTGGTTCATCCCCGGCAGAGGCGACGATACTCTCGTCTGGTTTCACGGCAACGCGGGCAATATCAGCAACCGCGTGTACAACATGATGCTCCTCTACCAGCACGTCGGCGCGAATGTGTTCATATTCGACTACCGGGGATACGGTCTCAGCGATGGCAAGCCGTCCGAAAAGGGCGTGTACAGCGACGGAGAGGGTGCGCTGGAGTACCTGCGCTCACGGGATGATATAGACCATGACAGGCTGGTACTCTTCGGGCGCTCGCTGGGCGGCTGCGTGGTCGCGGAGCTGGCAATGCGCCATCGCGTCAAGGCAGTCATACTCGAGTCTTCATTCACATCGGTAGATGCCATGGCGCGCTATAATCGACCGGCGATTACATTCTTCGTCCCGTCTCGCCTGCTTGTTAAGAGCAGGTTCGACTCCATCAAAAAGATGCCGCGCATACACAGTCCGGTGATGATTGTACATGGTGATAAGGATGTCACCGTTCCGATTCGCATGGGTAGGGAGCTGTTTAACGCAGCGAATGAGCCAAAGCTATTCTACGAGATAAAGGGCGCGACCCACGACGACACGCACAGAGTGGGCGGTGAAGCTTACTTCAAGGCTCTGAGGGATTTCATAGACAACCCGCCGTAG
- the sppA gene encoding signal peptide peptidase SppA, translated as MRNRIAVVELFGSIGGQIKSPTYEQIFATIAQDDNIRALVLDIDSPGGGVSASDYLYRSVLKVAEKKPVVASIRGLGASGAYYISCAAHKIIASHAAIVGSIGVISVRPALQELMQRMGVGVNVNKSAEHKDIGAFWRDATPEEEAKMQALIDDSYSTFVGIVAKARNMSEDDVRRIATGEVYWAPRAKEVGLVDELGDLDRALDIAAEISGAPRKPVYFRPRRSLRQLLLNPAAEALTESIGNEVERRLWAGWLR; from the coding sequence ATGCGAAACAGAATCGCCGTAGTAGAACTCTTCGGCAGTATCGGCGGGCAGATTAAGTCGCCGACTTATGAGCAGATTTTCGCCACTATCGCGCAGGACGACAATATCCGCGCGCTTGTGCTGGACATCGATTCGCCCGGCGGCGGCGTGTCCGCGTCCGATTATCTTTATCGCAGCGTGCTGAAGGTCGCGGAGAAGAAGCCGGTCGTCGCGAGCATCCGAGGGCTTGGCGCGTCCGGCGCGTACTATATCAGTTGCGCCGCGCACAAGATTATCGCCAGCCACGCCGCTATCGTCGGCTCTATCGGCGTCATCTCGGTGCGTCCGGCGCTTCAAGAACTTATGCAGCGCATGGGCGTGGGCGTGAATGTGAACAAGAGCGCGGAGCATAAAGACATCGGCGCGTTCTGGCGAGACGCCACGCCCGAAGAGGAAGCGAAGATGCAGGCGCTGATTGACGATTCGTACAGCACTTTCGTCGGCATCGTGGCGAAGGCGCGCAATATGAGCGAAGACGATGTGCGCCGCATCGCCACGGGCGAGGTGTATTGGGCGCCGCGAGCGAAGGAAGTCGGGCTTGTCGATGAACTGGGCGACCTCGACCGCGCGCTGGACATCGCGGCGGAGATTTCGGGCGCGCCGCGCAAGCCGGTCTATTTCCGCCCGCGCCGCAGCCTGCGCCAACTGCTGCTGAACCCGGCGGCTGAGGCGCTTACGGAGTCGATTGGGAATGAGGTCGAGCGAAGGCTGTGGGCAGGGTGGCTGCGATAA
- a CDS encoding 2-dehydro-3-deoxyglucarate aldolase, with translation MKSKLLAGQPAFGVSVMFPSPHVVDIVGRLGFDWVLIDCEHGSISLESVELMVMAAETAGITPIARPPVNSFEAIGQLMDRGVMGVQVPHVNTAADACRAVEAVKYHPLGDRGLAAGVRAASYGYGMSMSEYAEQSNRETLVCVQLEEGEAVRNVDEIVQVEGVDVFFVGPSDLSQSLGYPGQPDTPVVRNAMDSVFATIAAAGKVSGSAGNATATRRYLSQDVTYLYTHLTTLLSSAAGAFLDDVAK, from the coding sequence ATGAAGAGCAAGCTGCTTGCCGGACAGCCCGCGTTCGGCGTATCGGTGATGTTTCCCAGTCCGCATGTCGTGGACATCGTGGGCAGACTCGGCTTCGACTGGGTGCTTATCGATTGCGAGCATGGCTCCATCTCGCTGGAAAGCGTGGAGCTGATGGTGATGGCAGCGGAGACCGCCGGCATCACGCCTATCGCGAGACCGCCGGTGAACTCGTTCGAGGCGATAGGGCAGCTGATGGATCGCGGGGTGATGGGCGTGCAAGTGCCACATGTTAACACCGCCGCAGACGCCTGCCGCGCGGTCGAGGCGGTCAAGTATCACCCGCTAGGCGATAGGGGACTCGCCGCCGGAGTGCGCGCCGCTTCATACGGCTACGGCATGTCAATGTCCGAATACGCCGAGCAGTCCAACCGCGAGACGCTGGTCTGCGTGCAGCTGGAAGAGGGCGAAGCGGTGCGGAACGTGGACGAGATTGTGCAGGTCGAAGGCGTGGATGTGTTCTTCGTCGGACCGTCGGACTTGTCGCAATCGCTGGGATACCCCGGTCAGCCCGACACGCCCGTAGTGCGCAACGCCATGGACAGCGTATTCGCCACGATAGCCGCAGCAGGCAAGGTGTCCGGCTCCGCAGGCAACGCAACCGCCACGCGCCGCTACCTGTCGCAGGATGTGACCTACCTCTACACCCACCTGACGACGCTGCTATCATCCGCCGCCGGTGCGTTCTTGGACGATGTGGCGAAGTGA
- a CDS encoding putative addiction module antidote protein, giving the protein MQLREFDIVDFLDSDEALVEYLNVALEMSDPKYFTKALGNVARAKGMSSISENTGLGRQSLYRALSDEGNPRIDTLFKVLESLDIRLAVTR; this is encoded by the coding sequence ATGCAACTCAGAGAATTCGATATAGTCGATTTCCTCGACAGCGACGAAGCCCTTGTCGAGTATTTGAATGTCGCGCTGGAAATGAGCGATCCCAAGTATTTCACAAAGGCGCTCGGCAATGTCGCCCGCGCGAAGGGTATGTCTTCCATCTCGGAAAACACAGGCTTGGGAAGGCAATCTCTGTATCGCGCGCTGTCCGACGAAGGCAACCCGCGCATCGACACGCTGTTCAAAGTGCTTGAGTCGTTGGACATTCGGCTCGCCGTCACCCGATAG
- a CDS encoding type II toxin-antitoxin system HicB family antitoxin translates to MKYKGYQAIFKYDDEAKLFHGEVIDTRDVIFFEGTSVEDLNKEFRFSIDDYLAMCAERGQEPDKPFSGRIPLRISPEVHRAANAVAKSEGKSLNAWLAETIERSV, encoded by the coding sequence ATGAAATACAAAGGCTACCAAGCCATTTTCAAATATGACGATGAGGCAAAGCTTTTTCACGGAGAGGTTATCGATACGCGCGATGTGATTTTCTTCGAGGGGACTTCAGTAGAGGATTTGAACAAGGAATTCCGATTTTCGATAGACGACTATCTCGCCATGTGCGCCGAAAGGGGACAAGAGCCGGACAAGCCCTTTTCAGGACGAATCCCTCTCAGGATTAGCCCGGAGGTTCACAGGGCGGCGAATGCCGTTGCGAAGTCTGAAGGCAAGAGCCTCAACGCTTGGCTGGCAGAGACGATTGAGCGGTCGGTTTGA
- a CDS encoding MFS transporter: MNENGSGAFRKPESYSLVTDLTPNPTSADGAEPTVKSLVSTDVPAPDVSIAPTPEQQDVATAHPVGEILVAPADPDAERVLPRRRLRPHIRKPRVPRVRPMRVHTFDSLLHRDYRFLWASTLFFSGAFWMQQVIIGWLTYELTQSALLTSLAMGLDALPILIAGPLGGLLVDRWDKRKLLAGVFAYQSLLALGFGGLVLLGDVNAWHVFGFIFLMGIGWVIVDPARMALIPSIVPRHNLVNAFALNSLAFSITRLAIPAVGGALLAFAGAGLALMLQGVLVATAAALALGLNAFAPESKSSLNPRAAFAQILEGVRYIRETPVVLGLLLLGFLPAVLVSPFLHGLIPVYAAEVYAVGPATLGLLMSSVGAGFLTGTLVLASLGDVQRKGLMIIGCIALICASMAAFALNSSITLAYPIIAIGSMGTMGFFSITSATMQSILPDGIRGRVSGIYIMTFGAMPLGNLTAGIISENMGAPTATLIACGMVVVVAAALMTLFPSLRRL, translated from the coding sequence GTGAATGAGAACGGGTCTGGCGCGTTTCGCAAACCTGAAAGCTACTCATTAGTTACTGACCTTACTCCTAACCCCACCAGTGCCGACGGCGCAGAGCCGACGGTCAAGAGCCTCGTTTCAACTGATGTTCCCGCTCCCGATGTGAGCATTGCGCCCACGCCGGAGCAGCAGGACGTCGCCACCGCGCATCCGGTAGGCGAGATTCTCGTCGCGCCTGCCGATCCGGACGCGGAGCGTGTTCTGCCACGTCGCCGGCTGCGTCCGCACATCCGCAAGCCGCGCGTTCCCCGCGTGCGCCCGATGCGGGTGCATACCTTCGATTCGCTGCTGCACCGCGACTACCGCTTCCTATGGGCGTCCACGTTGTTCTTCAGCGGCGCGTTCTGGATGCAGCAGGTCATCATCGGCTGGCTGACATACGAACTCACGCAATCGGCGCTGCTTACGAGCCTCGCGATGGGCTTGGACGCGCTGCCCATCCTGATAGCAGGACCGCTCGGCGGCTTGCTGGTGGACAGGTGGGACAAGCGCAAACTGCTGGCGGGCGTGTTCGCGTATCAGTCGCTGCTCGCGCTGGGATTCGGCGGGCTGGTGCTGCTCGGCGATGTGAACGCTTGGCATGTGTTCGGCTTCATATTCCTGATGGGCATCGGCTGGGTGATAGTCGATCCGGCGCGAATGGCGCTGATACCTTCGATTGTGCCGCGCCACAACCTGGTGAACGCATTCGCGCTGAACTCGCTGGCGTTCAGCATCACGCGGCTCGCGATACCCGCAGTCGGCGGCGCGCTGCTCGCATTCGCAGGCGCGGGTTTGGCGTTGATGCTGCAAGGCGTGCTGGTCGCGACCGCGGCGGCGCTTGCGCTGGGACTCAACGCATTCGCGCCGGAGAGCAAGTCTAGCCTAAACCCACGTGCCGCGTTCGCGCAGATACTCGAGGGCGTGCGCTACATCCGCGAGACGCCGGTCGTACTCGGTCTGCTGCTGCTCGGCTTTTTGCCCGCCGTCTTGGTATCACCGTTCTTGCACGGGCTGATTCCGGTGTACGCGGCGGAGGTGTACGCCGTCGGACCCGCGACACTCGGCTTGCTGATGTCGTCTGTCGGCGCGGGCTTTTTGACCGGCACACTGGTGCTCGCGTCACTGGGCGACGTGCAGCGCAAGGGCTTGATGATAATCGGCTGCATCGCGCTGATATGCGCGTCAATGGCGGCATTCGCGCTCAACTCGTCAATCACCTTGGCGTATCCGATAATCGCGATCGGCAGCATGGGCACGATGGGCTTTTTCTCGATAACGAGCGCAACAATGCAGAGCATATTGCCGGATGGGATACGCGGCAGGGTGTCGGGCATATACATAATGACATTCGGCGCGATGCCGCTGGGCAACTTGACGGCGGGCATTATCTCCGAGAACATGGGCGCGCCCACCGCCACGCTGATAGCCTGCGGCATGGTCGTCGTCGTAGCCGCCGCGCTAATGACGCTGTTCCCGTCGTTACGCCGGCTGTAA
- a CDS encoding ABC transporter ATP-binding protein produces MNHAATAEAPLMQIEDLAVTFQTPRGSFRAVRSASLEIARGEVLGLVGESGCGKSTVAFAMMSYLPGTAQVSGAISFEGQSITEFSDAELRELRGNRIAMVYQDPLTSLNPSMRIGPQIVEVLRHHLDLDGQEAQARSVELFASVGLADPERIGRRYPHELSGGQQQRVVIAMALACDPHLLIMDEPTTGLDVTTEATILDLIVELKDRVNAGILFVSHNLGVIARVADRVAVMYAGEIVEEAPVRDLFKNPRHPYTVGLLSCCPQMPDDDGVERQLRSIPGTVFDAQNTQADGCLFAPRCPMATDLCNETPPPIAQVSEGHVARCHHHVDVADDLWGELRERLTKPASDSAFLVLNAEDLRKFYGGGRKKYILFGPPVRPPVRALVDIDMRVDGGRTLGIVGESGSGKSTAARAIVGLEARDRGKLELRGEALEGDVGDRTEEQRSSMRMVFQNPTASLNPKLPIKHAITRALRKFAGVSSAESQERAEELMDAVGLDPLYLDRRPSELSGGQQQRVALASAFAANPDLVVADEAVSALDVSVQAQVLNLLEQHQRETGNSYVFITHDLGVVRYVSDDILVLYAGHVAEYGPSDSVLSAPSHPYTEALLSAAPVPDPDAEPTHIRLEGSVPTLRSAFKGCFFAGRCPRKIGDICDNEPPPEQRGPGGATHTINCHIPIADLERLQLSDSAVNTSAAD; encoded by the coding sequence ATGAACCATGCCGCCACCGCCGAAGCGCCGCTGATGCAGATCGAAGATCTTGCGGTTACCTTCCAGACGCCGCGCGGTTCGTTCCGCGCCGTGCGCAGCGCATCGCTGGAAATCGCGCGCGGCGAAGTTCTGGGGCTTGTCGGCGAATCCGGCTGCGGCAAGTCCACCGTCGCTTTCGCGATGATGAGCTACCTGCCCGGCACGGCGCAAGTGTCCGGGGCAATCAGCTTTGAAGGGCAGTCTATCACGGAGTTCAGCGATGCCGAACTGCGCGAACTGCGCGGCAACCGCATCGCCATGGTCTATCAGGACCCGCTGACTTCGCTCAATCCGTCGATGCGCATTGGGCCGCAGATAGTCGAAGTGCTGCGGCATCACCTGGACTTGGACGGGCAGGAAGCGCAGGCGCGCTCCGTCGAACTGTTCGCCAGCGTGGGACTCGCAGACCCGGAGCGTATCGGCAGGCGCTATCCGCACGAGTTGAGCGGCGGGCAGCAGCAGCGCGTGGTCATCGCGATGGCGCTCGCGTGCGACCCGCACCTGCTGATTATGGACGAGCCTACGACGGGCTTGGATGTAACCACAGAGGCGACCATCCTAGACCTTATTGTCGAGCTGAAGGATAGGGTGAACGCGGGCATTCTGTTCGTGAGCCATAATCTCGGTGTAATCGCGCGCGTGGCGGACAGGGTCGCCGTGATGTATGCCGGCGAGATTGTGGAAGAAGCGCCCGTCCGCGACCTGTTCAAGAATCCGCGCCATCCGTACACGGTCGGTTTGCTGTCCTGCTGCCCACAGATGCCCGACGACGATGGGGTAGAGCGGCAGCTCCGCAGCATACCCGGCACGGTGTTCGACGCGCAGAACACGCAGGCGGACGGCTGCCTGTTCGCACCACGCTGCCCGATGGCGACCGACCTGTGCAACGAAACACCGCCGCCCATCGCGCAGGTGTCCGAAGGGCATGTCGCGCGCTGCCACCATCATGTCGATGTCGCGGACGACCTATGGGGCGAGCTTAGAGAACGCCTGACAAAGCCCGCGTCTGACAGCGCGTTCCTTGTGCTGAACGCGGAAGACTTGCGCAAGTTCTACGGCGGCGGTCGCAAGAAGTACATCCTGTTCGGTCCGCCCGTGCGCCCGCCCGTGCGCGCGCTGGTCGATATTGATATGCGGGTCGATGGCGGTCGCACGCTCGGCATTGTGGGCGAGAGTGGCTCCGGCAAGAGCACCGCCGCGCGCGCCATCGTCGGCTTGGAAGCGCGAGACAGAGGCAAGCTCGAACTGCGCGGCGAGGCGCTCGAAGGCGATGTCGGCGACCGCACCGAAGAGCAGCGGTCGTCTATGCGCATGGTCTTCCAAAACCCGACGGCATCGCTCAACCCGAAGCTGCCGATAAAGCACGCGATTACGCGCGCGCTCCGCAAGTTCGCGGGCGTCAGCAGCGCAGAAAGCCAAGAGCGCGCCGAGGAGTTGATGGACGCCGTAGGGCTAGACCCGCTGTATCTCGACAGACGTCCATCCGAGTTGAGCGGCGGCCAGCAGCAGCGAGTCGCCTTGGCAAGCGCATTCGCCGCCAACCCGGACCTTGTTGTCGCGGACGAAGCCGTGTCCGCGCTCGACGTGTCGGTGCAGGCGCAAGTGCTTAATCTGCTTGAGCAGCACCAGCGCGAGACCGGCAATTCGTATGTTTTCATCACGCACGACCTTGGTGTGGTGCGCTATGTGTCGGACGATATCCTCGTGCTGTACGCAGGTCATGTCGCGGAATACGGTCCCTCGGATTCGGTGCTGTCCGCGCCGTCGCACCCGTACACGGAGGCGTTGCTATCCGCCGCGCCGGTGCCGGACCCGGACGCCGAGCCGACGCACATACGCCTTGAAGGTTCGGTGCCAACGCTGCGCTCCGCGTTCAAGGGCTGCTTCTTCGCCGGTAGGTGCCCGCGCAAGATTGGCGACATCTGCGACAATGAGCCGCCGCCCGAGCAGCGGGGTCCCGGCGGCGCAACCCACACCATAAACTGCCACATCCCCATCGCCGACCTAGAACGCCTGCAACTATCAGACAGCGCGGTCAATACCAGCGCCGCGGACTGA
- a CDS encoding ABC transporter permease, which translates to MARFLIVRLALIVVTLLAVSVAIFSLIEFAPGDAATVILGQAATPENTKALRERLGLDKPPHERYMNWITGALRGDLGIAASGKEISGIVPGRLFNSALLAVGAFMIAVPLGLGMGVLVGVKSDTLIDRFLTLGGLVTISLPEFVTGIVLVLVFSSTLGWLPSSSIMLPGETIIGNPQVLVMPILTVTGALFAYILRMARANVIEVMGSNYVRTAILKGLPMRTVVVRHVLPNAMLPTITVIANNVGWLFGGLIIIENLFAYPGMGSLLIQAINARDIRLLQSTAMVIAAVYAFSNLAADLTYGWLNPRVRLA; encoded by the coding sequence ATGGCTAGATTTCTCATAGTAAGGCTCGCGCTTATTGTCGTGACTTTGCTTGCCGTCTCCGTAGCAATCTTTTCGCTCATCGAGTTCGCGCCCGGTGACGCGGCGACAGTCATTCTGGGGCAAGCCGCCACACCTGAGAACACAAAGGCGCTGCGAGAGCGGCTGGGACTGGACAAGCCGCCGCACGAGCGCTACATGAATTGGATAACGGGCGCTTTGCGCGGAGACCTTGGCATCGCCGCCTCGGGCAAGGAAATATCCGGCATTGTCCCGGGCCGTCTATTCAATTCGGCGCTGCTTGCCGTTGGCGCTTTCATGATAGCCGTTCCGCTTGGGCTGGGAATGGGCGTTCTCGTGGGTGTCAAGTCGGACACGCTGATAGACCGATTCCTCACTTTGGGCGGTCTCGTGACTATATCTCTGCCCGAATTCGTGACCGGCATTGTGCTTGTGCTCGTGTTCTCCTCCACGCTGGGCTGGCTGCCGTCGTCGAGCATAATGCTGCCCGGCGAAACCATTATCGGTAACCCGCAAGTGCTGGTGATGCCCATCCTTACGGTAACGGGCGCACTCTTCGCCTACATATTGAGGATGGCGCGCGCCAATGTGATTGAAGTGATGGGCAGCAACTATGTCCGCACTGCGATACTCAAGGGCTTGCCGATGCGCACGGTGGTTGTGCGCCATGTGCTGCCCAACGCTATGCTGCCCACCATAACCGTCATAGCGAACAATGTGGGCTGGCTCTTCGGCGGGCTAATCATCATCGAAAACCTATTCGCATACCCGGGCATGGGCAGTCTGCTCATTCAGGCAATCAACGCCCGCGACATCCGCTTGCTCCAATCAACCGCCATGGTAATCGCCGCCGTGTACGCCTTCAGCAATCTAGCGGCAGACCTTACCTATGGCTGGCTCAACCCAAGAGTGAGGCTGGCATAA
- a CDS encoding SMP-30/gluconolactonase/LRE family protein, whose translation MIPDNAELVKHFTGMEWAEGPVYFAEGDYLLWSDIPNDRMLRYSDADGVSVFRQPAGFTNGHYRDLEGRLVSCEHGNRRVSRTEHDGAVVTLADNYEGNRLNSPNDLVVKSDGTIWFTDPPYGILSDREGHKSDSELTGCFVFRLEPDTGALEVVVDSMDRPNGIAFSPDESILYVADTGEPGNIMAFDVEDGRQLTNGREFAVVSPGKSDGFRCDTDGNIFTSAADGIHVYSPDAELLGKILVPEDRNANCCFGGPDKNRLYICADKSLYSIVLNAKGAQTP comes from the coding sequence ATGATTCCGGATAACGCGGAGTTGGTCAAGCACTTCACCGGGATGGAGTGGGCGGAAGGTCCCGTCTATTTCGCGGAGGGGGACTATTTGCTTTGGAGCGACATTCCGAACGACCGCATGCTGCGATATTCGGACGCGGACGGCGTTTCGGTCTTTCGGCAGCCGGCGGGCTTTACGAATGGGCACTACCGCGACCTCGAAGGGCGGTTAGTGAGCTGCGAGCATGGCAATCGCCGCGTCAGCCGTACCGAGCACGACGGCGCGGTTGTTACGCTCGCCGACAACTACGAGGGCAATAGGCTCAATTCGCCGAACGACCTGGTGGTCAAGTCGGATGGCACTATCTGGTTCACCGATCCGCCGTACGGCATCCTCAGCGACCGCGAAGGGCACAAATCGGACAGCGAACTCACCGGCTGCTTCGTGTTCCGCCTCGAGCCGGACACGGGCGCGCTTGAGGTCGTGGTGGATTCGATGGACAGGCCCAACGGCATCGCTTTCTCGCCGGACGAGAGCATACTGTATGTCGCGGACACCGGCGAGCCTGGAAACATCATGGCGTTCGATGTGGAAGACGGCAGGCAGCTGACGAATGGTCGCGAGTTTGCGGTCGTCAGCCCGGGCAAGTCGGACGGATTCCGATGCGACACGGACGGCAACATCTTCACGAGCGCGGCGGACGGCATCCATGTGTACAGCCCCGACGCCGAGTTGCTGGGCAAGATTCTGGTGCCCGAAGACCGCAACGCCAACTGCTGCTTCGGCGGACCTGACAAGAACCGCCTATACATCTGCGCCGACAAGTCGCTGTACTCAATCGTGCTAAACGCAAAGGGCGCGCAGACGCCGTAG
- a CDS encoding phosphotransacetylase family protein produces the protein MSILYVVSDRPNAGKTALSMGLATLLKAQDKSVAVIKPFADGEGDTDAAQYADLLGANTQGWPIATASNAADSMSDATSAISALSAANDIVLVEGANDLDGNLARTLCDDVDAKVLVIARYDTSLSHGAVLSAGIPFGGRVAGYIINGVTQYMGSDARDNLAPQIMAQASSRGARMLGLIPEDRCLLGVSVSQIAAHLSGEFISEEVEDDALVEYLMVGGMSLDPGEYYYGIHDKRAAIVRGDRPDLQMSALTAPGYTACLVATGGITPIEYVRYEAEQEETPIILVQTDTLDTMARLDSLIDSSNFSHPDKLKRCTQLLDEHVDVEALAHVL, from the coding sequence ATGAGCATCCTATATGTCGTATCGGACCGGCCAAACGCGGGCAAGACGGCGCTGAGCATGGGCTTGGCGACGCTGTTGAAGGCACAGGACAAGTCAGTCGCGGTCATAAAGCCTTTCGCGGACGGCGAGGGCGACACGGACGCCGCGCAGTACGCAGACTTGCTTGGCGCGAATACACAGGGCTGGCCAATTGCCACCGCTTCGAACGCAGCCGACTCCATGAGCGATGCGACATCGGCGATAAGCGCGCTGTCAGCCGCGAACGACATCGTGCTGGTGGAAGGCGCGAACGACTTGGATGGTAATCTGGCTCGAACTCTGTGCGACGATGTGGATGCGAAGGTGCTGGTGATAGCGCGATACGACACATCGCTGTCGCACGGCGCGGTACTGTCAGCGGGCATACCGTTTGGCGGGCGAGTCGCGGGCTACATCATCAACGGCGTAACGCAGTACATGGGCAGCGATGCGCGCGACAACCTAGCGCCGCAGATAATGGCGCAGGCGTCGTCTCGCGGCGCACGAATGCTCGGGCTGATACCGGAAGACCGCTGCCTGCTCGGAGTGAGCGTCAGCCAGATTGCGGCGCATCTCAGCGGCGAGTTCATCAGCGAGGAAGTGGAAGACGACGCATTGGTGGAGTATCTGATGGTTGGCGGAATGAGCCTCGACCCGGGCGAATACTACTACGGCATCCACGACAAGCGCGCCGCCATAGTTCGCGGCGACAGGCCCGACTTGCAGATGTCCGCATTGACGGCGCCCGGCTACACCGCTTGCCTAGTTGCGACTGGCGGCATCACGCCGATCGAGTATGTACGATACGAAGCCGAGCAGGAAGAAACGCCAATAATCCTAGTGCAGACAGACACCCTGGACACCATGGCGCGCTTGGACAGCCTGATAGACAGCAGCAATTTCAGCCACCCCGACAAGCTAAAGCGCTGCACGCAGCTATTGGACGAGCATGTTGATGTAGAGGCGCTGGCGCATGTGCTGTAA